One window of Camelina sativa cultivar DH55 chromosome 4, Cs, whole genome shotgun sequence genomic DNA carries:
- the LOC104779823 gene encoding uncharacterized protein LOC104779823, which translates to MGRLFFISVFLLPYVIINIITFALPLSTDSRWIVDDGINKGRRVKLTCVNWPSHLETAVAEGLSKQPLDSIAEMIVSMGFNCVRLTWPLYLATDESFSDITTVRQSLLKLRLFQAVSGFQVHNPTILDLPLIKAFQEVVSCLGKHKVMVILDNHISQPGWCCSDNDGNGFFGDKHLNPQVWIKGLKKMASMFANNVSSNVVGMSLRNELRGPKQNTKDWYTYMRKGAEAVHSVNPNVLVIVSGLNYATDLSFLRDRPFEVSFRRKLVFEIHWYGFWSSWEGDNLNKICGRETEKIMKMSGFLLKKGIPLFVSEFGVDQRGNNVNDNKFLSCFMALAADLDLDWALWTLAGSYYIRGKTIGSDETYGVLDWNWLNVRNSTILQMVSAIQTPFTGPGLMETQPKKIMFHPLSGLCIVRKPLFRLKLGSCKRSESWRLSSHRVLSLAEERILCLKAYEKGNPVKLRLFFTEFQCSKWRLLSDSKMQLSSITKNGAFVCLDVDSRSNKIVTRRCKCLQGNSSCDPRSQWFKLVTSTRRRSISKPFLQISSYSKISLQKAVSV; encoded by the exons atgggaagactcttcttcatctctgtctttcttcttccatacgtcatcatcaacatcatcacctTCGCTCTCCCTCTCTCCACCGACTCACGCTGGATCGTCGACGACGGCATCAACAAAGGTCGGCGCGTGAAGCTCACGTGCGTCAACTGGCCGTCCCATCTTGAAACAGCGGTGGCTGAAGGACTGAGCAAGCAGCCACTGGATTCGATCGCCGAGATGATCGTCTCAATGGGTTTCAATTGCGTTAGATTGACTTGGCCTCTCTACTTAGCCACCGATGAATCTTTCTCTGATATCACGACTGTGAGACAATCTCTTCTCAAGCTTCGTCTCTTTCAAGCTGTTTCTGGTTTTCAAGTTCACAATCCCACGATTCTTGATCTCCCCCTTATCAAAGCTTTCCAG GAAGTAGTGTCTTGTCTTGGAAAACATAAAGTAATGGTGATCTTAGACAATCACATAAGCCAACCTGGTTGGTGTTGTAGTGACAATGATGGAAACGGGTTTTTCGGCGATAAGCATTTAAACCCTCAAGTTTGGATCAAAGGGTTAAAGAAGATGGCATCAATGTTTGCTAATAACGTTTCATCAAATGTGGTTGGTATGAGTCTAAGGAACGAACTTAGAGGTCCTAAACAGAACACTAAAGATTGGTATACGTATATGAGAAAAGGCGCTGAAGCGGTCCACTCCGTTAATCCGAATGTTCTTGTTATTGTCTCGGGTTTAAATTACGCTACTGACTTATCTTTCCTCCGAGACAGACCCTTTGAAGTTAGCTTTAGGAGGAAACTTGTGTTTGAGATACATTGGTATGGATTTTGGAGTTCTTGGGAAGGAGATAACTTGAACAAGATTTGCGGGAGAGAAACCGAGAAGATAATGAAAATGTCGGGTTTTTTGCTCAAGAAAGGGATTCCATTGTTTGTAAGCGAGTTTGGGGTTGATCAAAGAGGGAACAATGTGAATGACAATAAGTTTCTAAGTTGTTTTATGGCTTTAGCAGCTGATCTTGATCTAGACTGGGCACTATGGACACTTGCAGGAAGCTATTACATAAGGGGAAAAACCATTGGATCGGATGAAACTTATGGAGTTTTGGATTGGAATTGGTTAAACGTAAGGAACTCAACCATTTTGCAGATGGTTTCTGCAATTCAGACTCCTTTTACAG GACCAGGTCTAATGGAAActcaaccaaagaaaataatgttCCACCCTTTGAGTGGACTTTGTATCGTAAGAAAACCATTGTTTCGACTAAAGCTTGGTTCTTGTAAAAGATCAGAAAGCTGGAGACTTTCTTCTCATCGAGTTTTATCATTAGCAGAAGAACGAATCCTCTGTTTAAAAGCTTATGAGAAAGGAAACCCTGTGAAGCTGCGTTTGTTTTTCACTGAGTTTCAGTGTTCAAAATGGAGACTTTTGTCTGACTCGAAGATGCAACTCTCGTCCATAACAAAGAATGGAgcatttgtttgtttggatgTGGATTCACGCAGTAACAAGATTGTGACGAGAAGATGTAAATGTTTACAAGGAAACTCGAGTTGTGATCCGAGAAGCCAGTGGTTTAAGCTTGTTACTAGCACGAGAAGGCGGTCtatatcaaaaccttttcttcaaATTAGTTCATACTCCAAGATATCTCTTCAGAAGGCTGTGTCAGTCTAA
- the LOC104779826 gene encoding uncharacterized protein LOC104779826, whose product MIHQHLTKKHKHPQTFLNTFNMKTTKELKRMFCFIIFFSFFSFITNNMAFPLSTKSRWIIDVKGQRVKLACVNWPSHLQPVVAEGLSKQRVDDLAEKILEMGFNCVRLTWPLDLATNETLANNVTVRQSFQRLGLTDDISGFQTKNPSMIDLPLIEAYKKVVAKLGDKNVMVILDNHVTKPGWCCGYDDGNGFFGDTFFDPATWIAGLTKIATTFKGTSNVVGMSLRNELRGPKQNVDAWFKYMQQGAEAVHEANPEVLVILSGLSYDTDLSFVRSRPVNLTFTRKLVFEIHRYSFTNTNTWSSKNPNEACGEILKSIEDGGGFNLRDFPVFLSEFGIDLRGQNVNENRYIGCILGWAAENDVDWSIWTLQGSYYLREGVVGMSEYYGVLDSDWDRVRSRIFLQRLSLIQSPLQGPGSQPKVYNLVFHPLTGLCMLQSILDPTKVTLGLCNESRPWSYTPDNTLKLKEKSLCLESTGSNAPVKLSKMSCSSPNLSKWQTISASNMLLAAKSSNNSLCLDVDESNNLMASDCKCVKGEDNSCDPTSQWFKIVKVSI is encoded by the exons ATGATTCACCAACacctaacaaaaaaacacaaacacccCCAAACTTTTCTAAATACATTTAACatgaagacaacaaaagagCTAAAACGTATGTTttgcttcatcatcttcttctcattcttctccttcatcacaaACAACATGGCCTTTCCTCTCTCTACAAAATCTCGTTGGATCATCGACGTAAAAGGGCAAAGAGTGAAGCTGGCGTGTGTGAATTGGCCATCACATTTGCAGCCGGTGGTGGCGGAAGGGCTGAGCAAGCAACGGGTAGATGACTTGGCCGAGAAGATACTTGAAATGGGTTTCAATTGTGTTAGATTAACTTGGCCACTTGATCTGGCTACTAATGAGACATTGGCTAATAACGTTACTGTGAGACAATCTTTTCAAAGGCTTGGTCTTACTGATGACATTTCTGGTTTCCAAACCAAGAACCCATCCATGATTGATCTTCCCCTCATTGAAGCTTACAAG AAGGTGGTAGCTAAATTGGGAGACAAAAATGTGATGGTGATATTAGACAACCATGTGACCAAGCCAGGATGGTGTTGTGGCTACGACGACGGCAACGGTTTCTTTGGCGACACTTTCTTTGACCCTGCCACGTGGATCGCCGGTCTGACCAAGATAGCCACGACTTTCAAAGGTACCTCGAATGTCGTTGGCATGAGCCTCAGAAACGAGCTTAGAGGACCTAAACAAAACGTCGACGCTTGGTTCAA GTACATGCAACAAGGAGCCGAAGCAGTTCACGAAGCAAACCCTGAAGTACTTGTTATCCTTTCTGGCCTCAGCTACGACACCGACCTCTCATTTGTCCGATCACGACCGGTGAACCTAACTTTTACTAGGAAACTCGTGTTCGAGATCCATCGATACTCCTTCACTAACACAAACACATGGAGTTCCAAAAACCCTAACGAGGCATGCGGCGAGATTCTGAAAAGCATCGAGGACGGAGGCGGTTTCAATCTCCGTGACTTCCCGGTGTTTCTTAGTGAGTTTGGAATCGATTTGAGAGGCCAAAACGTTAACGAAAATAGGTATATCGGATGTATATTAGGTTGGGCGGCGGAGAACGACGTAGATTGGTCGATTTGGACACTTCAAGGAAGTTATTATCTCAGAGAAGGTGTTGTTGGAATGAGCGAGTATTACGGTGTGTTGGACTCGGATTGGGATCGTGTTCGAAGCCGGATTTTCTTGCAAAGGTTGTCTCTGATTCAATCCCCGCTTCAAG GACCGGGATCTCAACCCAAAGTCTACAATCTTGTTTTTCACCCGTTAACCGGACTTTGCATGCTACAAAGTATCTTGGATCCAACCAAGGTCACTCTCGGTCTATGTAATGAATCTCGACCATGGAGCTACACTCCTGACAACACCCTGAAACTCAAAGAAAAATCTCTATGCTTAGAGAGCACCGGGTCGAATGCGCCGGTTAAGCTGAGTAAGATGAGTTGCTCGAGCCCTAACTTGTCAAAATGGCAGACTATATCAGCCTCTAATATGCTCTTAGCTGCGAAGTCAAGCAATAACTCGCTTTGTCTTGACGTGGATGAATCCAATAACCTCATGGCTAGTGACTGCAAGTGCGTGAAGGGCGAAGACAACTCGTGTGATCCCACAAGCCAGTGGTTTAAGATTGTCAAAGTTAGTATATAA
- the LOC104779827 gene encoding cytochrome P450 71B17-like: protein MVISLLCLLIITFASLIIISKKIKRSKWNLPPSPPTLPVIGNLHQVGELPHMLFQRLAERTGHVMLLHLGFVPVTVISSREAAEEVCRTHDLDCCSRPKLVGSRLTSRGFKDVAFTPYGDEWKERRKFLVREFFCLKKVQSSGYIREEECNFLVKKLSESAVDRSPVDLSKTLFWLTASILFRVAFGQRFHENELIDKDKIEELVSEAERAQGSFTCSDFFPIAGLGWLVDCISGQHKRLKDVFVKLDTLFQGVIDDHLHPGKISKDHRVIVDVMLDGIDDHKQGKDDSLKLTIDHIKALLTNLFLGGVDTAAITMIWAMTELVKTPEVMKKVQGEIRDRLGNNRERITEEDLDKVPFLNMVIKETFRLHPAAPLLLPRETMAHIKVQGYDIPPKRQILVNAWAIGRDPKYWTNPEEFNPERFIDSPVDYKGRHFELLPFGSGRRICPGIAMGVATVELGLLNLLYYFDWRAPDGMTHEDIDKEEAGTLRVVKKVPLKLVPVRVQ from the exons atggtaaTCTCTTTGCTCTGTCTTTTAATCATCACCTTCGCTTCGTTGATCATTATCAGCAAGAAGATCAAACGCTCTAAATGGAACCTTCCTCCTAGCCCTCCAACGTTACCAGTCATCGGAAACTTACACCAAGTTGGAGAATTGCCTCACATGTTATTTCAACGTCTAGCCGAAAGAACAGGACATGTTATGCTTCTTCACTTAGGGTTTGTCCCTGTAACTGTTATCTCATCGAGAGAAGCAGCTGAAGAGGTGTGTAGAACTCATGACCTAGACTGCTGCAGCAGGCCTAAGCTTGTTGGTTCAAGGCTAACCTCTCGGGGTTTTAAAGATGTCGCTTTTACACCGTACGGTGACGAGTGGAAGGAGCGGCGCAAGTTCTTGGTGCGTGAGTTTTTCTGTTTGAAAAAGGTTCAGTCTTCCGGGTATATCAGAGAGGAAGAATGTAACTTTCTTGTCAAGAAACTGTCGGAATCAGCGGTGGATCGATCTCCGGTCGATTTGAGCAAAACCCTTTTCTGGCTAACCGCGAGTATCCTGTTTAGAGTTGCTTTTGGACAAAGGTTCCACGAGAATGAGCTTATCGATAAAGACAAGATCGAAGAGCTTGTGTCTGAAGCCGAGAGAGCTCAGGGTAGTTTCACTTGCTCTGATTTCTTTCCTATTGCCGGACTTGGATGGCTCGTTGACTGTATTTCCGGGCAACACAAGAGGCTCAAAGATGTTTTCGTCAAGCTCGATACTCTGTTTCAAGGTGTGATCGATGATCATTTACATCctggaaaaatatcaaaagatcaCAGAGTTATCGTCGATGTTATGTTGGATGGGATCGATGATCATAAACAAGGCAAAGATGATTCCTTGAAGCTCACGATAGATCACATCAAGGCATTACTAACG AATTTGTTTCTAGGAGGAGTAGACACGGCAGCTATTACCATGATATGGGCAATGACAGAACTCGTTAAAACCCCCGAAGTGATGAAGAAAGTTCAAGGCGAGATCCGAGACCGTCTTGGCAACAATAGGGAGAGAATCACAGAAGAAGATCTCGACAAAGTTCCTTTCTTGAACATGGTAATCAAGGAAACATTCAGATTACACCCAGCTGCTCCTCTTCTGCTCCCAAGGGAAACAATGGCTCACATCAAGGTCCAAGGCTATGATATACCTCCAAAGAGACAGATCTTGGTGAACGCTTGGGCGATAGGAAGAGATCCGAAATACTGGACAAACCCGGAAGAGTTTAACCCGGAGAGGTTTATCGATAGTCCTGTGGATTATAAAGGAAGACACTTCGAGCTCTTACCGTTTGGGTCTGGTCGAAGGATATGTCCCGGTATAGCAATGGGGGTAGCTACTGTGGAATTAGGACTCTTGAACTTACTTTACTACTTCGATTGGAGAGCACCTGATGGTATGACACATGAAGACATCGATAAAGAAGAGGCTGGTACCCTTAGAGTCGTCAAGAAAGTACCTCTCAAGCTCGTCCCAGTTCGAGTTCAGTGA